The nucleotide window GTGAAATATCCTATGCTGTTAAGCAGGAAGATATCTCTTGAAATAATATCTTCTGGGCATAATCTACAAAAATCTAGCCTCCTCATCTCTGCTGAACAAACCAAAAAAAAAAAGTGGTGTGCATCTTCAGATCTTCTTACATTGTTGCAAGGAAGGAACCagctaagaagaagaaaaaaaactgCAGTGCTGCTCTGCGCACCTCTTTTTATTCTGTCAGCAGGATCTCGCATTTACcaacacttgtgtaggatctctGAGGTTTGAAGGAAGACTGCATCCAACACAGAAAGACACCTTTTTTTTTTCTGTCTACAGAAAGTAACAGCACCCAACACAAAGTTCAGAATGAATTCCCCTCAAAAGGGAGATTGATGTTTATATTTTGAAGGGCAAGCCTAGGTTAGAACGATAGCGTGACAAGATCGAAACTCGCTGGAGCTATCATGACACGCAAGGTTACCAAAAGTGTTGCCAAAGTCAGATGTTTATACTGATACTCTGTTTAGTCCTTGACTTTAAACTGAACCTCAAAGTAAACAGGATCAACGGCCAGGCAACACGCTGACATTGCACAATAAAAAAACAGATGCTGAATCTTATTGCTTGTAAAAAAACATTGTGTGTGTCGCCGTGCTTCAGTTTCATTGGAAAAGAAAATTATATCTAGTAAGAATAACACCATGGCGTGTCTCTGAAACTTTTGACGACCTTCTGATTCAGATGGCTTATTACGAACTGCATCATCGTGTGTTTTTCAGCGTTGCAGGACCTGCAGAACCTGCTTCATGGAACTGCATCACCGTGTGTTTTCAGCGCTGTAGGACCTGCAGAACCTGCTTCATCGACGGCCGTGATGATGGGTTTGTGCCGGTGCAAATTAGCCCTAGCTTCAACACCAGTTGTACCTCACGCGAGTAGGCTGGATCTCGTATGTCTGCATCAATCACATTTGTCAAATGGATGTCCTCATCTTGATGAAATTGCCTCCATGCCCATTGCGCCAAATTCTCGTACCCGCCCCCACCATTTGCACGCCTCCCTGTTACCAGCTCCACAAGAACCACCCCAAAGCTGTACACATCAACTTTCTCATTCATCTTTCTCGAGCTTCCGAATTCTACAAAACAAAAGGTGTAAGTAGTTGTTCACACAGTTATAATACAGATTTCAAAATAACTGAAATTTTTACCTGGAGCAATGTATCCAAAGGAACCAACCACCGCCGAGACCGACTCTGGCTCACCGGCTTTAAGCAGTGCGCGAGCTAGACCAAAGTCCGCAATCTTCGCCTTGAACTGAGGATCCAGTAGGATGTTGCTGGACTTCACATCACGGTGTGCTATAGCAGGAGAGCAACCGTGGTGCATGTAACACAGCCCTCTTGCGGCATCGGTTGCTATTGACATTCTTATCGGCCAGTTCAACAACCGTCTAGTTGTACTAGTAGGGTCATCTTTCTGATGCAGCCATTCATACAGGCTACCATGTTCCATATATTCGTATATGAGGAGCTTCGATTCAGAGCTTGATATGAAGCCAAGCAACTTTGCGATATTGGCGTGTCGGATGGATCCAAGAATCTCAATCTCAGCTTGAAACTGTTTTTCCAGCACATCATGTTCCAGTTCACCACTACTACACCATATTTGCTTGACAGCTATAACCCCGCCGTTTCTGTTACCAAGGCAGATCTTATATACCTTTCCTGAGCCACCGCTGCCGACAAGGTTTGTATCAATGAGGTTGCAAAGGATGTCTTGAATGTCATAATCAATAGCTTGGAAGGCCGTCAGTTTCCACTGTGGAGATGGGGCATCGTCCTTTTCCTTTGAGAAAAATGCCTTGATCTTAGTTAAACCAATCAGCCCTGTGCATATGAGAATGGCTGAACCAAAGACGAGGATAATAATTACAAGCATCTTCAAGTGCAATCTGGTGCATGGAGGAAGGTTTCCAAAGTGGTTGGAGGAACATAAGCCAGGATTGGAAAGAAAGCTCTGTTCAAATCTGCTAATCTCGAAAGGGGATGGAAGCTTGCCCATCAGTTCGTTACTAGAGAAATCGAGGAAGATGGAGGTTAATTGTAACTGTGTAACGTTTTCTGGTAGTGGGCCGCATAGAAGATTTTCGTTCAATAACAGATGGAATAGATTCTTGAGCTTAAAGAAATCATCTTGTATGCGACCGGATAGAGAGTTATTGTGTAGATCGAGGCGTTCCAGATTCTTCATTCTCCAAATCACAGTAGGTATTGTCCCATTAAGTGTGTTAGAAGACAAATCTAAGGTTGTAAGTGGGGATAGATTCTTGAGCTCACGGGGATCATCTGGTATGTGACCAGATAGATAGTTGTTGTGTAGATCGAGCAATTTCATATTCTGCATTCTCCAAATCCCACTAGGTATTGTCCCATTGAGTGTGTTAGAAGACAAATCTAAGGTTCTAAGTTGGGACAAATTCTTGAGCTTACAGAAATCATCTGGTATGCGACCGGACAGAGAGTTACTGTGTAGATCAAGGAACTCTAGATTCTGCATGCTCCAAATCCCAGTCGGTATTGTCCCATTCAGTGTGTTAGAAGACAAATCTAAGGTTCTAAGTCGGGTCAGCTTGGCTATAGTGTCTGGAATTTCACCAACTATATTCATAGAACTCATTGACAATTCTTCTAGGTTTGTCAAATTTCCAAGCTGTGGATCGATTCTGTGTGAATCAAAGGGATTGAAAGATAGTTTCAGAACTTCTAGAGATGAAAGCTGGATGATTGAACTTGGAATACTGCTAGATAGACTATTGGATTCAAGGTTAAGGTGGGCAATCGTTTTTGACAGTAAATGAATATTTAATGGGAGACTACCAACAGAAGAATTGTATGAGATGTCTAGAAACTCAAGGCTTGAGCAACTGAAAAGCACCGTAGGGAAAGAACCTGGAATCTTGTTGGACGAAAGGTTAATGTATGTAAGGTTCTTGAACGAGCAAATTTCTGACGGAATTGGCTTGGCAAGATTGTAGAAGCTGAGTGAAATACCTTCAACAAAGCCCTCCTGAGTACAACTGATCCCTTCCCAATTACAGTGGCCTCTGTCCACGATGGATCTCCTCCACTTGATGTCCCAGTGTCTCGCAAGGCTTAGAAGTGCTGCCTTTTCAGCCTTCCTGCTCATAGCTTCACAGTTGTACCCAAGGAGTAAGCAAATGAGGAGGACTAGAGATAGATTGTGGAGGATGGTACTGTGAACAAGGTGCGAATTTGCCATGACATTCATCTTGGGCTTCCGGAGGGTGGTACAATGAACAAGGAGGGGAATAGCCATCATCTCAGGCTTATGGGGGATGTTATGATGAAAAATGGGGGAATTATATGTGGTAGAGCTGAAAAGAAGACCCACGGTCAAGGTCTACTGATAGATAAGCCAATTTTCCATTCAATGCCTTCTGTGACCAGTGGTCATTCTATGTAGAATAGTTGCTTTTGGCTACTTCTTGGATTTCTTGAGGTCTTGAAGGGTCCAACAATCATTGTCATGTTTAAAGTGAAAAACCTGACAACACTTACACTTACACTTACTAAGCCTTTTGTCCCAAACAAGTTCGGGTAGGCTAGATATGAAACCCTTTCACGAGAACTTCCCAGAAGGTCACCCATCCTAGTACTACTCTCGCTCAAATGGGTTTCATACCCAAAGGACTGGCTAGTTTTTATGTTGGCTCGCCAAGCCTATCACAACCCTTAGATATGAAACCCTTTCACGAGGACTTCCCAGGAGGTCACCTATCCTAGTACTACTCTCGCTCAAATGGGTTTCATACCCGACTGGCTAGTTTTTACGTTGGCTCGCCAAGCCTATCACAACCCTCCTCCTTAACCCAGGCTTGGGACCGGCTATGCCTAGAACACATAGGCGGAGTTAGTGCAAAATCTGACAAGTTGTTAATCTTCTATCTCTTCAAACATATGGTTATCATCTCAAATTTATCTTGCCTGAATTTGATTTAACTAGGTATAATTGTGAAGGTCTTCAAGATCAACAGATAGGTGACCAACGTGGTGTGCAAAAAAGCACAGGGAGATAATCAGTTGAGGTTACCTTTCATTTCTGCTAGTCTTATTTGGAACAGAACTACTATGCAGACAAAAGTCCCTGAACGACAAGGGACGACAGCCAAATCCAGCCATCTACTTCACTTCAGTGTTGGGCATGGATGACCTGATCTGCATTGCCGTTCACATGTCATCCACAGCCCATCGTGTGTATAGCAGCGCTGTATTTGGAATATTTAGCTATGTAAGACAACTTGTGGACAAACGCCTTGTTCATTTATTTGGTGCATATTCACGCTGCAGGCCTGATTGATCGTGTACTGACTGTGCGAAACAAAACAGTGCATGGATAACATATAAAATCATTCtacttgtttgcctcagccgcatcgagaaattcatgcacgcccttaatgtactcgcaggtgtgtctgtcaccatacatccattgccggtttatctgcgtgcattatatataattaagtgtccaaattaatagaagtgcatcatcacattaaaaccaaaatgcatacatagttctcatctaacaacatatagctctccagagcatctaattaattaaaccatacattgaaactatgtaaaacatttcaatgcgaaaacaaatgcgatcataatcgcaaccaaggtaacaattgatccaacggcataatgataccaagcctcggtatgaatggcatattttctaatctttctaatcttcaagcgcattgaaTCCATCTTGAttttgtgatcatcgacgacatccgcaacatgcaactccaatatcatcttctcctcctcaattttttttatttttccttcaacaaattgttttcttcttcaactaaatttaacctctcgacaatagggtcggttggcatttccgattcacatatatcctacataaataaaatatatgtcacgttggtcggcataattttcataaacaataaatgaaccaatagttataaagataatatatataccacatccgaatcatagacaagacgagggccgacgggggcggataccaaaaccatcgtactatataagatgcaataataaaagtaagaaaataatacaagtatctgtGTAAACATACAAGtgagaatatttttcctttcagaaagaagataaaaacaagaggctcaccacggtggtgccggcgacgagctcggcgcgggtgatcgacggcggtgaagacgggaacggggcgtgacggaccgctaaacctagacaaatattgtgaaaaatggagcttggaggtcgagcttggagaggagaaatcttaagtagtgtggctcgggcattccatcgaacaccttgtgtgcataggaggtgagctagagcaccaccaagccctctccccctcggccagaaaaaaacagagcaATGTGCTTtgctcttacgcgagggggtatatataggcacatcattggtcccggttggtggcatgaacagGGACTAAAgaggagcctttggtcccggttcaagccaccaaccgagaccaatgatggtgggccaggagcgaggcccattggtcccggttcgtcccaccaaccgggaccaatggcccatgtgacccggccggccccctgggctcatgaaccgggaccaatgtccccattggtcccggttctggactgaaccgggactaatgggctgacccggcctggaccaaagccctgttttctactagtgatagaGTTTTCAAAAGAAAATTGTAGACCATCTCTAGTCTTTTCTACATAAGATGCGTAGGGTATAAAATATACAGAAGACCATTTGGTACCATTGCACACATGCCCTTTAATGAGCTGGAGGGCTATATTGGCCTGGATATGTGCCCTAGGTACTTACCTTTTTTGTTGATGTTGTTGTCAGATTAGCTATGTGTTAATTAATGTTGAACTTCTCTGGGCACAATCATACACTTTTATCTCGTTGCCACAGAATACCGAAACAAAAAATAGCAGTGGACAATATATTAATTAATTTTATAAAAGGAAGATATGATGAAACTTGAGGGATGATACATGTATGCATGTCAGTCGTATATATGTGTGGAGAAAGGGGTGATACATACCGGCAATGAGGACCACGCAAAGGAAATTTCAGAAGCTGGTAAGGCATCGAAGTGGATGGAGAAGTGTTCGTTGGTGCTGCGGAAGCTATATATTCTGCCATGAGTTCTTTCTTGGTTATATACCACCAAGCATATCTTTGATTGATGCATCCCTGTTTCACGGTGAGCTACCGGACCATTTAAATACCCCTCCGCACAAAGATTACTGGAGTAACTCGTATGACCGGTCAATAACGACGGGCTAATTGGACTGGAGAAGAGTCGGAAAGCAAGTAAACGGTATGTGCTTTGACCAAGTAAATGACAAGGACATGAGTGCCCTGGATTTATCTTGTTATGTCATTGCTAATGTCGAGCTAACCAACGCGTGTTGAATCTTCAACTAGATTATTTCACTGACTTTGCTGGCTTCTCCACTTTTTATATTTTGTTCTGAAAAGTTC belongs to Triticum urartu cultivar G1812 chromosome 7, Tu2.1, whole genome shotgun sequence and includes:
- the LOC125522508 gene encoding leucine-rich repeat receptor-like serine/threonine-protein kinase BAM1, translated to MNVMANSHLVHSTILHNLSLVLLICLLLGYNCEAMSRKAEKAALLSLARHWDIKWRRSIVDRGHCNWEGISCTQEGFVEGISLSFYNLAKPIPSEICSFKNLTYINLSSNKIPGSFPTVLFSCSSLEFLDISYNSSVGSLPLNIHLLSKTIAHLNLESNSLSSSIPSSIIQLSSLEVLKLSFNPFDSHRIDPQLGNLTNLEELSMSSMNIVGEIPDTIAKLTRLRTLDLSSNTLNGTIPTGIWSMQNLEFLDLHSNSLSGRIPDDFCKLKNLSQLRTLDLSSNTLNGTIPSGIWRMQNMKLLDLHNNYLSGHIPDDPRELKNLSPLTTLDLSSNTLNGTIPTVIWRMKNLERLDLHNNSLSGRIQDDFFKLKNLFHLLLNENLLCGPLPENVTQLQLTSIFLDFSSNELMGKLPSPFEISRFEQSFLSNPGLCSSNHFGNLPPCTRLHLKMLVIIILVFGSAILICTGLIGLTKIKAFFSKEKDDAPSPQWKLTAFQAIDYDIQDILCNLIDTNLVGSGGSGKVYKICLGNRNGGVIAVKQIWCSSGELEHDVLEKQFQAEIEILGSIRHANIAKLLGFISSSESKLLIYEYMEHGSLYEWLHQKDDPTSTTRRLLNWPIRMSIATDAARGLCYMHHGCSPAIAHRDVKSSNILLDPQFKAKIADFGLARALLKAGEPESVSAVVGSFGYIAPEFGSSRKMNEKVDVYSFGVVLVELVTGRRANGGGGYENLAQWAWRQFHQDEDIHLTNVIDADIRDPAYSREVQLVLKLGLICTGTNPSSRPSMKQVLQVLQR